In Leptotrichia buccalis C-1013-b, the genomic window TGGACTTTTTGTGGATGCAGAAACTGGAAAAGTGAAAATAAGAAGCTATAACAAATTCTTTAATTATGGCGAAAATAAATATTCTACGAGAGAATATATTGAAAACAACATAGTTTACCCAGTTACAGCCTACGAAAAATACAACGGATTCTTAGGAATACTTTCAGTTATTGATGAAAAATTTGTATTTGCAACAAAAAGTGTAACAAATGGAACACACGTCAAATATTTTGAAACTCTTTTTGAAAAAGCAAGTGAAAGAATGAAAAATAAGCTTTTTAGAATTTGTAGCGAAAATGATGTCTCCATAGTGTTTGAGGCTGTTTCAGATGAAGATAGGCACATAGTTGATTATTTTGGAAAGGAACATCTTTTTATTCTGGATGTTATTGACAACACTTTATTTATAAACGGTGTGCATGTGGATAATAATTTTAGTAAAAAATTTTTAAAAGAGCTGAATTTTGATGATAATGTTATTAAAATGAAAAAAGAAATCAAAAAATGCAATGACTTTGACGAAATAATTGACTTGATGGAAAATTATGATAATTTTGAAAATGCTGAAGGTATTGTATTTTGTGCTGAAAATGGATTTATGTTTAAATACAAGGCAAGACATTACAGTTTGTGGAAAAAACGGCGTGGAATACTGGAATTTTATAGAAAAGATTTCAACAGATCAAAACTTACTGGAAGATATAAGGACGAGCACCAGTTTATTGAATGGCTTACTGAACTTGATAATGATAAAGTTGAAAATGCTCATATTATTGACTTAATGAATGAATATGAGAATCTAAAATAAAAAAATAAATTTCAAAAATGTATCAAAAAAACTGGACAATAAAAATTGAAAAGTTTAGGGATACATTTTTTATTTTTTAAACAAAAAGGAGAAATATTTTACCAAAAGATAAAATATAACTCCTTGTTCCAAAGTTTTTTATTACAAAATCATTTAAATTTTGTGTTTTTTCTTGTCTATACAAGATTTTTTATGTAAAGAATATATTTATTTTATAAGAAATAGTTTATAGTTTAACTAAATGGATTAATTGCCCATCTAAATGTCTTGTTGTAATAGTTACTGTCTAAACTAGAAACTGTTACTCTTTTACTTCCAGAAGAAGCATGAATAAACTGTCTATTTCCCATATAAATACCTACGTGAGAAATACGACCTTTTCCAGTTGTTTCAAAAAATACCAAATCACCTTTCGTCATATTCATTGATGAAATTCTTGGTTTAAATGTTGCTTGTGAACTTGAAACTCTCGGTAAGTTTACATCAGCAGCTTTTTTGAATACATAACCAACGAAGCCTGAACAATCAAATGTGTTAGGTCCAGTTGCTCCCCAAACATATGGTGATCCTAGTTTTGTTTGTGCAAAAGAAATAATTTGATCTCTTACAGCTGTAGAAGAAGTTCCACTACTTTTCACCTCTTGTTTTGGTTTTGAAACAACAGACAAATCTATATTTTTATTACTATAATGACTTCTGATTGTACTTTGTAAATCTGCAAAAGATACTGCAGAAATGATCATAGCTCCAGCTAGCATCAATATTTTTTTCATTATAACCTCCAATCTACCTTTGAACTTTGGTAAATATATTATAACAACTGTTACTTTTATTGCTATTTTAAAAAAATTAATTTTTAATTAAAAAAATTGATGCTTTTTTTGATGTTGCTTATATTTTTAGGTTTAAAATTCAAATCTTATACCTGTTGTAATCATGTGATTATCAGCTTTTGATTTATCAGTAGAGTGTTTGTAGTCATAATTTGCATACCAGCTTGCTCCGTTTTTAATTTCTGTATTCACTCCAATTCCCGCGTTAATTTTGTTTCTTGAATAATTTATTCCTTTTACTTTAAATTTGGCATCAGGTGCAAAATTGTATGAGGCTTCAAAATCCAGATTCTTTTTATTGAGTCCTTGAGTATAGCCTGTATATCCAGTAATATCTGTCTTTCCAAAAGTTTTTACTGTTTTAATACCGATTGATGCATAAGGCATATTATAACTTTTTTTATCAGCCTTCATTCCAAAGTTAGTGTTTTCTTCAGAGAATTTTCCACGTGTAACTTTGTCCATACCTAATGCGGCATAAGGAGTTACAGCAAAATCTCCTTCTTTATTTTTAATATCGTATCCCGTTTCAAAATATCCTGAAATTATGTTATCATTATGACTTACTTTAGAATGTTCGATATAATTATTATTAACAATAATATCCCGTTCTACTCGACTATCAGCAAATCCAATTCCAGCACGTCCTGCAATATATGAATTTCCTAAATTTTGCCGTCCATAAAGCGATAAACCTGTCATATCAGCTTTTGACTGTCCATTATATCTATTAAATTTAACTTTTCCCTTGCTGTAATCTGCAGAAATTCCTAAAATTGCATCAGGGCTAATTTTCATATCGAAACCGATTTGTCCGCCTTTTACAGATGTATTACCTTTAGCAAATCCATCTTTTTTAATATTCCCTTTTGAAAAAATTCCACTTGTCCAAAAACCAAATTTTTTATCCAAATTTTCCATACTTTTACTTAACATTGAGATTCTATTTGAAAGATTCTTGTTTACTGTTTCACTTTGTTCAAAAGTTAAAGCTTGTGCCGATGCATAAATTTGACCAGACATACTGTCAAGAGTATTTAAATTTAATGTTTGAAGTTTGGAACCAAGTATTCCTGCTTCTTTTTTTCCGCTTTCATAATTTTTGTCAACATTTTCCAATGCAGTTTCAATTTGTCTTGCAGTATTTAGTTGTTCTGTATCGGAATTTAAGGATTTTGCATATTCAATTGTATCAGTTCTTGAAATATTTGCTGATAAATTTTCAGTTTTGATTTTGTTGACTGTCATAAGTCCATTATCACTTTTTATTTCAGAATTACCTGTAACGTTTCCTGTAATTATATCAATATTTTTACCATTTTTTGTTAAATATTCACCATTGTTATTTGTGACTGTTACTATTCCGTTTACTTCAGCATTTGTTGCTTTTAAGTTTGCATTGATATCAGAATACATTTTAGATTCATTTGTCATTACAACATTATTTGCTATTGAGTTTCCATTGTTTATAAATGTACCATCATTTTGAATATTATTTATAGTTGAACTGGAAACTTCAACGATGGCTTCTTTTCCTATGGAAAGTGTGCTTGGAGAATTCATTCTTTTGATTTTCAAGTATACATTGTTTCCAACGTTTGTTTCACCTGTATAAGTAGCAGCTCCATTTAATATAAGAGTCCCTGATCCACGAAGTACTAATCCAGCATCTCCTGAAATATCATTATCAAATTCATATGGTTTTGATCTGCCGTCAAGAGTGATGTAGACATCGTCTCCAAGCGCAAGTCTTTTATCAAATAATGCAGGTCCTTTTAAAGCCTTGTCAATATTCAAGAATCCCCATCCGTAAACATCATCCACTCCAACATCTCCGATATCAGTTGCAGTTGAAAGGATAGTCTGTCTTAAGAGGTCACCAGTCATAAAAGGATATTTTTCCTTAATAAGAGCAGCTGTCGCTGTAACACGTGGTGCTGCAAATGAGGTTCCAGAACGAACACGTCTTGATCCGTCAACTTCTATGTAATAATCAGCAATAGTAGTTACAGTCCAGTTTTTAGCCCCTGCAGCTCCTGCAAAAGGCTTAAAATTACTAAAATTAAAGTTTCCTTTTTGTTCAGATGTTTTTGAAGTTAGACCGTTTACATTAATCCACCCTTCTTCTAACTCAGGCAACCAATATGGAAGCGTGGCTCTAAGAAGAGAAGTATTGTATTCTTCATTTCCAGCAGAAAAGACAAATAAGCTCCCATTAGCGACAGCAGTTTTATAAAAATCTAGTGTACTTCTGCTAAGCTGACTTTCATAAAAATCATCTCCTTTATCAGAGTAAGTTTCGTATTCTGCTCCAAATGAATTATTAAAGATTCTTACGCCTTTGTCATACAGTTTTTGGTACAAATCAGTTGTAACGTTAAGTTTGTCAGTATCTTCATTATCTGTTCCATCAATAACATACATATCGGCATCAGGTGCAATTCCTTCTTTTCCCGCTATAAGGCTTGTTACCATATAGCCATGATCTTCATCACCAGAATTTCGTGAACTGTAAACTCTTGTTATATTTTTTACTTCACGGTATAAATCATCATAATAATCTCCAGTAAATCCAGTATCTATTACACCAACCTTAACATTGTAACCTGTATAATATCTTTCTGAATTATTTTGTGGATTATTGCTATTGTAACTAAAATTCCCATTCCATTTTATATTTCCGTAATAGTTGAATTTACTGTTTTCGCCTCCATCAACATCTGATAGTCTTCGACGATAAGGAATGTTATAGTTATCATTATCAGCTGCTATAATTTCTCCATTAAAAGTGTTATAAGATGGTTTAGGAGGAGCTGGATTCGGAGTGTTTGAATTACCAGTATTTGTATTTGGAGGTGTTGGGGTTGGATTGTTTGAAGAATTTCCTCCACCTCCACCTCCGCCACCGCAAGCTACAAGTGAAAACAACGAAATTAGAATAAATGTAATTTTTTTCATCTTTTTATCTCCTTATTTTTTATTTGTACAGTAATTGAGTTTCTGTTTTCTTTTAATAAGATTATACGATATATTTTTTATAGTGTCAAGACTTTGAATAAAAATATTTTCATCAAACACGAAAACAGTAAATGATTTACTTCGATTTAAACTGTGTAGAATAAAATAAGGCTGCTTAAACAGCCTTTTAATTAATTTCTTCCAAATACTTGTTTATTAAATTATCACATTCATTACTGCTTTTTTTCATCAAGTCAAAACTGTTAATTTTTTTTTGTTTTAATTTTTCCAAATCAACTTTTTCCTTTGTTTTAAAAACATAATTTAAGATATCTAAATTACATCCTTTATTTAAGATGGTTTCATTTGGTATTGATCTTGAAATACCATTTATTTCTTCTCTTTTTTCAAAAATTTCTGACAGATCCTTAAGATTTTCTATTTTTATCTTTTCACTTCCTTTTTCAAAAAAATGTTGAGATTGAATAAAGAAGATATTGTTTTTATTAATTTTTTCTTCATTAAATATTATTATCTGATTTTTTAGGATACCATTAAGAGGCATGGAAATTATACTTTCTATTTTATCCATTTTTATAATTTCTTCTAATTCATGAGCTTTTAATGAATAGATGGCTTCCTTTTCTACGATACCTTTTTTTGTATTTTTTATTAAATCGTATATCAGTTTATCAGAATGTGTGTCCTTTGTTATGATTACTGCAGATTTGTTTTCTGTTTTTAAATTTGCCATAGAAGATAAGAGTTTAATAATGACATTTTTTTCAGTATTATTTATTTTTTCATTATAAAAATTATTTTCTTCAAAAAAATCAATATTGTATAGGATTTCATCATCCTGAATGCCCAAAAGCAATAAGACTAGTTGATTAATACTGCTGTCATGCATAATAGACAGATTTATTATGTTATCTGTATAATTTTTCGCTATTTTTATATATCTTCCTCTTAAAATATCAAGTTTTAGTTCCATTTCCATTTCTTCTAAACATTCGATGTACTCATCTTTGCTTGGATGACTGATAATCATATCATATGTTTCTTTAAATATTCCCAGTTTATCTGACGCTATTTTTACATTTTCCAAATACGAAGTTTCTAAGTTATATTCAAATCCTAAATAATTTAAATATTCCAAAAATAGATAATTATCGTCTCTTAAATTTTCCAATTCTTCATAAACAACTTTACTTACAGAAACGGCATATAACAATAGCGATATTTTAAAAAACTCTATTTTTTTAGAATTTTTTTTGTCTTCTAATTCTTCTTCTATAAGTTTAAAAAATTTATTTTTCATTTATTCTCACCTGATTCTTTTCAAGAACTTTTTCTTCAATATATTTTTTCTTGATTTTTAGATAGTCTATTGTATTCTTTTCTTCATTTTCAAAACTCGTTATTATCTCTACCATTTTATCCTGAACTTCCCTTTCAGGCAGATCTATATCCAGTTCGACAATATCAGATTTATTTACTGCTCTGACTGCACTCATTGTCTTGTATTTTTTTTCAAAATAGAGTAATAATAATTCTGTTTTTAAAAGCCATTGAAGATATTTGGGATTTATTTTTTCGTTAGCTCTTAAAATAAAATAGAGTGTGGCAGGCAGAACATTTTCATAATCCTGATCTACATAGACAACTTCTATTTTACTCCCTTTTGCCTGAAATAGCACATCGTTTTTTTTCACAAAATATTTATCAGCTATCTTATTTTTTCCATTTTTGTATCTTTCTGGAACTTCTGCATTGTCAAAATTTTCTATTTTTCCATTATTTACCATTGTCGGATTTAATAAAAGATAGCCAGTTTTTATATCAGCTGTTTTTACGTTTAACGGTGCTATAATATCTACATTGTCTCCTAATTTCATTTTCCCTGCTCCTTTTCTATAATTTTATTTATTAAATATATTATACCATAAAAAAAAACAGAATACCATATAATAATTCTTTTTTATTTGTATAAAATATGTTAATTAGGAAAAATTATAAATAAAATTAGAATACTGTAAAAGAATGTTAATTTATATTTGAATTAAATTTTTAAAATTTGAAAAATAAGTAATCTAAACTATTTTTCTGAAAAATATTTTTCAATTCCGTTTACAATTCCGTTTATCATTAAATCCTGAAATTCAGGAGAAGACATTTTTCTATCATCTTCAGGATTTGACAAGAATCCCATTTCTATAAGTGTGTTTGTTACAGTTGACCAGTTTGTTCCAGTAAGGTCGTCCCTGTATGAGATTCCTCTGTTTTTAAATCCTGTGGCTTTTACATATTCTTCTAGAACTATTTTTGAGAATTTATCACTCGATTGCTGAACGGCTCGAGTATTAGGATTTTTTATCGATGAAGTGATCGTGCTTGCCCCAGTTGCACCGCTACCTCCTGCATCTGCATGAAGTCTTAGAAACACATCGCATCCCGCTTTATTTGTTATTAAGGCTCTTTCTTTGTTGCTTATATTCACATTATTTTTTTCTCTTACCATAAATACGTCATAGCCTTTATTTTTTAAAGCATCTCTTAATTTTAAGCCAATTTCCAATGTTAATTCATACTCAGGTTTTTTTGTTGCAACTCCAGTTGCTCCTCCTAAAACTCGTGCTTTTCTTTGATTTGATCCTGGGGCAATTTCCTCTGTTCTTAAATCAGCTTTTTCCTGGTGTCCTGGATCAATACAGATTTTATTGTTCTTTATGTTTTTATTTTCTTTGCTCTTTTTATTTTTTTGAGATACATTTTTCTCTGTTTTTTTTATATTTATTATTTCATTTTTTTCTTTTGTTTTTTGTGATTTTTTATAGATATTGGATAATAATACACCAGTTCCCAAACAAAGTACCACTATTATTATTGATAAAATTATTATTTTATTTTTTTTCATTTATTCTCATCTCATCTTTCTATTTTTCCATTGTTCTTACTATATTTATGAAGTTTCTATCTTCTTGTGAAAAATTCTGCTCAATAGTTGTGGCATCAGGATTACTTTCTTCATAACCTGATAAATTGTTAAAATATTCATTCATATCCTGATTTTTTTGAAATATGTATCCATGTTCTGCATAAAAAGAATTTCTAATAATTTGTAATCCGAATGGAGTATAATTTTTTAATATATTCTGATCTCCACTTAAAACCTTTTTTTTAATCTGTCTTACTCTAGAAAGTAAATCTGATAAATTGCTTGCATCATCTATACTTATAATTTCCTGTTCTTGTGATGTCTTTTCTTGTTGTATTTGATTATTTTGATTCTGGTCATTGTTATTTTGTACTTGGCTTGAATTTTCATTTTCACTATTATTTTTATTGCTATTGCTAGTTTGAGGTTGAGTATTTTCAGTTTTAGCGGGGATATTGCTTTGAACAGGAACACTGCTTACTTCAGGATATTTTGGCTTCATAGCCTGAACTATTGAGAAAACAGCTATTAAAATGACTATTATCCCAATTAAGAGAAAAATAGGAACATTATTTTTTTTTACAGTTCGAGTTCGTGCTGAATTTCTATAATAATTGTTATTTGTGTATCTTGGGGTATCCGATGAAGTAGTTTCCTGATTTTGTTCTCGATTTCGAGTGTAAAGGCTTTTTTCAATTTCTACATTTTTTAAATACGGATATTTATTTTTTAGTTGTTTATATTTTTCTTCTGCTATTCCATAATTGCCATTTCTT contains:
- a CDS encoding C40 family peptidase — encoded protein: MKKILMLAGAMIISAVSFADLQSTIRSHYSNKNIDLSVVSKPKQEVKSSGTSSTAVRDQIISFAQTKLGSPYVWGATGPNTFDCSGFVGYVFKKAADVNLPRVSSSQATFKPRISSMNMTKGDLVFFETTGKGRISHVGIYMGNRQFIHASSGSKRVTVSSLDSNYYNKTFRWAINPFS
- a CDS encoding autotransporter domain-containing protein, which produces MKKITFILISLFSLVACGGGGGGGGNSSNNPTPTPPNTNTGNSNTPNPAPPKPSYNTFNGEIIAADNDNYNIPYRRRLSDVDGGENSKFNYYGNIKWNGNFSYNSNNPQNNSERYYTGYNVKVGVIDTGFTGDYYDDLYREVKNITRVYSSRNSGDEDHGYMVTSLIAGKEGIAPDADMYVIDGTDNEDTDKLNVTTDLYQKLYDKGVRIFNNSFGAEYETYSDKGDDFYESQLSRSTLDFYKTAVANGSLFVFSAGNEEYNTSLLRATLPYWLPELEEGWINVNGLTSKTSEQKGNFNFSNFKPFAGAAGAKNWTVTTIADYYIEVDGSRRVRSGTSFAAPRVTATAALIKEKYPFMTGDLLRQTILSTATDIGDVGVDDVYGWGFLNIDKALKGPALFDKRLALGDDVYITLDGRSKPYEFDNDISGDAGLVLRGSGTLILNGAATYTGETNVGNNVYLKIKRMNSPSTLSIGKEAIVEVSSSTINNIQNDGTFINNGNSIANNVVMTNESKMYSDINANLKATNAEVNGIVTVTNNNGEYLTKNGKNIDIITGNVTGNSEIKSDNGLMTVNKIKTENLSANISRTDTIEYAKSLNSDTEQLNTARQIETALENVDKNYESGKKEAGILGSKLQTLNLNTLDSMSGQIYASAQALTFEQSETVNKNLSNRISMLSKSMENLDKKFGFWTSGIFSKGNIKKDGFAKGNTSVKGGQIGFDMKISPDAILGISADYSKGKVKFNRYNGQSKADMTGLSLYGRQNLGNSYIAGRAGIGFADSRVERDIIVNNNYIEHSKVSHNDNIISGYFETGYDIKNKEGDFAVTPYAALGMDKVTRGKFSEENTNFGMKADKKSYNMPYASIGIKTVKTFGKTDITGYTGYTQGLNKKNLDFEASYNFAPDAKFKVKGINYSRNKINAGIGVNTEIKNGASWYANYDYKHSTDKSKADNHMITTGIRFEF
- a CDS encoding restriction endonuclease subunit S, producing the protein MKLGDNVDIIAPLNVKTADIKTGYLLLNPTMVNNGKIENFDNAEVPERYKNGKNKIADKYFVKKNDVLFQAKGSKIEVVYVDQDYENVLPATLYFILRANEKINPKYLQWLLKTELLLLYFEKKYKTMSAVRAVNKSDIVELDIDLPEREVQDKMVEIITSFENEEKNTIDYLKIKKKYIEEKVLEKNQVRINEK
- a CDS encoding N-acetylmuramoyl-L-alanine amidase family protein, with the translated sequence MKKNKIIILSIIIVVLCLGTGVLLSNIYKKSQKTKEKNEIINIKKTEKNVSQKNKKSKENKNIKNNKICIDPGHQEKADLRTEEIAPGSNQRKARVLGGATGVATKKPEYELTLEIGLKLRDALKNKGYDVFMVREKNNVNISNKERALITNKAGCDVFLRLHADAGGSGATGASTITSSIKNPNTRAVQQSSDKFSKIVLEEYVKATGFKNRGISYRDDLTGTNWSTVTNTLIEMGFLSNPEDDRKMSSPEFQDLMINGIVNGIEKYFSEK